In Equus przewalskii isolate Varuska chromosome 6, EquPr2, whole genome shotgun sequence, one DNA window encodes the following:
- the OR52B2 gene encoding olfactory receptor 52B2, with amino-acid sequence MIGRTLKCIMTHANLTIFHPAVFALLGIPGLEAHHIWLSIPLCLMYITAVLGNSILIMVIITERNLHEPMYFFLSMLAITDILLSTTTVPKALAIFWLHAHDIAFDACVTQVFFVHMMFVGESAILLAMAFDRFVAICAPLHYTTVLTWPIVGRIALAIVTRSFCIIFPVIFLLKRLPFCRTNIIPHSYCEHIGVARLACSDITINIWYGFSVPIVMVILDVILITVSYSLILRAVFHLPSQDARHKALSTCGSHLCVILMFYVPSFFTLLTHRFGHNIPLHVHILLANLYVVVPPMLNPIVYGVKTKQIREGVAHWFFDIKAWCCASLPG; translated from the coding sequence ATGATAGGGAGGACGCTAAAGTGCATCATGACTCATGCCAACCTCACCATCTTCCACCCTGCAGTTTTTGCTCTACTTGGCATCCCTGGGTTGGAGGCTCATCACATTTGGCTGTCAATACCCCTCTGCCTCATGTATATTACTGCAGTCCTAGGCAACAGCATCCTGATAATGGTCATCATCACAGAACGTAACCTTCATGagcccatgtacttcttcctctccatgcTGGCCATCACAGACATCCTGCTGTCCACCACTACCGTACCCAAGGCCCTAGCTATCTTTTGGCTTCATGCCCATGACATTGCCTTTGATGCCTGTGTCACCCAAGTTTTCTTTGTCCACATGATGTTTGTGGGGGAGTCAGCCATCCTATTAGCCATGGCCTTTGACCGCTTTGTGGCCATCTGTGCCCCCTTGCATTATACAACAGTGCTAACATGGCCTATTGTGGGaaggattgctctggctattgTTACTCGAAGCTTCTGCATCATCTTTCCAGTCATCTTCCTGCTGAAGCGGCTGCCCTTCTGCCGGACCAACATCATTCCCCATTCCTACTGTGAGCATATTGGGGTGGCCCGCTTAGCCTGTTCTGACATCACCATTAACATCTGGTATGGGTTCTCAGTGCCCATTGTCATGGTCATCTTGGATGTGATCCTCATCACTGTGTCTTACTCACTGATCCTCCGAGCCGTCTTTCATTTGCCCTCTCAGGATGCCCGGCACAAGGCCCTCAGCACTTGTGGCTCTCACCTTTGTGTCATCCTCATGTTTTATGTTCCATCCTTCTTTACATTACTGACCCACCGCTTTGGACATAACATTCCTCTACATGTCCATATCCTGCTGGCTAATCTTTATGTGGTGGTGCCACCAATGCTCAACCCCATTGTCTATGGTGTGAAGACAAAGCAGATCCGGGAAGGTGTAGCCCACTGGTTCTTTGACATCAAGGCTTGGTGTTGTGCTTCCCTTCCAGGCTGA